A window of the Planococcus citri chromosome 4, ihPlaCitr1.1, whole genome shotgun sequence genome harbors these coding sequences:
- the LOC135846087 gene encoding RCC1 and BTB domain-containing protein 1-like isoform X1, protein MVIRRYFYDWEWEPSDAFLEQIQAFEIWRGNDELGNAIFVMKNQDVYAAGSIIVCSKTDSSSESFTAERSEPVKISALCGKRIKKFILGISQVFVCTEEGKVFGYGSSDVDIGRYISPQEVVELQGLFIVDISIGPSGHNLAVCDDGKIYLFKFGEKSRHLINSCSSENAKPLKVFYMATGEYYISLLENGTVAKAIINDIGFLVSDYDNSRDENDCEVKTFHLTDVDGIKKMVCGSSHVLALDELDRLFVTGSNQKGELGLGTPKVTQENKFVCNSFFSEKIVDIAASRFCSLSAVLTESGKVYMWGKGRGAPIFKPKLTQFHSLHEVFFHYANPLVTYKLMNVHELSPVSSAPLKKIELPDFEFESIGPESCDLCIKVDGRIILTHTSVLSSRCEYFAKLFQEEPQCPECEKNKSSTLKYRVLEAEEGYSFEILKIFLSYLYTDEIDVTLPCNNIIELLNLANVFDLEQLAERCVLLIQSNITVNNVVYLFNYVNKMKKSTKMKSILDKLRSYCVIFYSKNKTAKKLQSPSK, encoded by the exons atggTTATCCGGAGATACTTTTATGATTGGGAATGGGAACCCAGTGACGCTTTCCTCGAACAAATTCAAGCTTTCGAGATTTGGA GAGGCAACGATGAACTTGGAAATGCCATATTTGTCATGAAAAACCAAGACGTATATGCTGCTGGGAGTATTATCGTATGTAGCAAAACAGATTCGTCGTCAGAGAGCTTTACTGCAGAACGTTCTGAACCAGTCAAGATTTCTGCGTTGTGTGGCAAACGAATTAAAA AATTTATACTTGGTATCAGTCAAGTTTTCGTTTGTACCGAAGAAGGGAAAGTTTTCGGTTACGGATCTTCCGATGTTGATATTGGTCGATATATTTCACCTCAGGAAGTTGTTGAATTGCAAGGACTGTTCATAGTCGACATTTCTATTGGACCATCTGGACATAATTTGGCTGTATGTGATGATGGAAAA atttatttattcaaatttggcgaaaaatcgAGACACCTAATAAACTCTTGTAGTTCAGAAAATGCGAAACCGCTCAAAGTGTTTTATATGGCTACCGGAGAATATTATATTTCGTTATTGGAGAACGGAACA GTTGCGAAGGCGATTATCAATGACATTGGGTTTTTAGTTAGCGATTATGATAACAGTCGTGATGAGAATGATTGCGAAGTGAAGACTTTCCATTTGACTGATGTTGATGGAATTAAGAAAATGGTTTGTGGATCTTCACACGTGCTTGCTCTTGATGAGCTTGATCGTTTATTTGTGACAGGCAGTAATCAAAAAGGCGAGCTGGGACTAGGCACACCCAAGGTGACtcaagaaaataaatttgtatgcaattcatttttttccgagAA gaTTGTTGATATTGCTGCGAGTCGTTTTTGTTCCCTGTCAGCTGTCTTGACGGAAAGTGGAAAAGTGTATATGTGGGGCAAAGGCCGAG GAGCGCCCATTTTCAAACCTAAGCTTACGCAGTTTCATTCGCTTCATGAAGTGTTCTTCCATTATGCGAATCCTCTGGTAACTTATAAATTGATGAACGTTCACGAATTATCACCTGTAAGTTCTGcgccactgaaaaaaattgagttaccTGACTTTGAATTCGAATCCATTGGACCG GAATCGTGTGACCTGTGCATTAAAGTAGACGGTAGAATTATTCTGACTCATACATCCGTGTTATCATCACGATGTGAATATTTTGCTAAATTATTTCAAGAAGAACCTCAATGTCCTGAGtgtgagaaaaataaatcaagtactttgaa gtatagaGTTCTAGAAGCTGAAGAAGGCTACAGTtttgaaatcttaaaaatttttctgagttacCTGTACACCGATGAAATCGACGTCACGTTACCCTGCAACAACATTATAg aattacTGAATTTGGCGAATGTATTCGATTTAGAACAGTTGGCCGAACGTTGTGTGTTATTGATACAGTCTAATATTACCGTTAACAATGTTGTCTATTTGTTTAATTACGTAAATAAGATGAAGAAATCAACGAAGATGAAAAGCATTCTGGATAAGTTGAGGAGTTACTGTGTGATATTctattcaaaaaacaaaaccgcTAAAAAACTGCAATCTCCCTCGAA atgA
- the LOC135846087 gene encoding RCC1 and BTB domain-containing protein 1-like isoform X2: protein MVIRRYFYDWEWEPSDAFLEQIQAFEIWRGNDELGNAIFVMKNQDVYAAGSIIVCSKTDSSSESFTAERSEPVKISALCGKRIKKFILGISQVFVCTEEGKVFGYGSSDVDIGRYISPQEVVELQGLFIVDISIGPSGHNLAVCDDGKIYLFKFGEKSRHLINSCSSENAKPLKVFYMATGEYYISLLENGTVAKAIINDIGFLVSDYDNSRDENDCEVKTFHLTDVDGIKKMVCGSSHVLALDELDRLFVTGSNQKGELGLGTPKVTQENKFVCNSFFSEKIVDIAASRFCSLSAVLTESGKVYMWGKGRGAPIFKPKLTQFHSLHEVFFHYANPLVTYKLMNVHELSPVSSAPLKKIELPDFEFESIGPESCDLCIKVDGRIILTHTSVLSSRCEYFAKLFQEEPQCPECEKNKSSTLKYRVLEAEEGYSFEILKIFLSYLYTDEIDVTLPCNNIIELLNLANVFDLEQLAERCVLLIQSNITVNNVVYLFNYVNKMKKSTKMKSILDKLRSYCVIFYSKNKTAKKLQSPSK from the exons atggTTATCCGGAGATACTTTTATGATTGGGAATGGGAACCCAGTGACGCTTTCCTCGAACAAATTCAAGCTTTCGAGATTTGGA GAGGCAACGATGAACTTGGAAATGCCATATTTGTCATGAAAAACCAAGACGTATATGCTGCTGGGAGTATTATCGTATGTAGCAAAACAGATTCGTCGTCAGAGAGCTTTACTGCAGAACGTTCTGAACCAGTCAAGATTTCTGCGTTGTGTGGCAAACGAATTAAAA AATTTATACTTGGTATCAGTCAAGTTTTCGTTTGTACCGAAGAAGGGAAAGTTTTCGGTTACGGATCTTCCGATGTTGATATTGGTCGATATATTTCACCTCAGGAAGTTGTTGAATTGCAAGGACTGTTCATAGTCGACATTTCTATTGGACCATCTGGACATAATTTGGCTGTATGTGATGATGGAAAA atttatttattcaaatttggcgaaaaatcgAGACACCTAATAAACTCTTGTAGTTCAGAAAATGCGAAACCGCTCAAAGTGTTTTATATGGCTACCGGAGAATATTATATTTCGTTATTGGAGAACGGAACA GTTGCGAAGGCGATTATCAATGACATTGGGTTTTTAGTTAGCGATTATGATAACAGTCGTGATGAGAATGATTGCGAAGTGAAGACTTTCCATTTGACTGATGTTGATGGAATTAAGAAAATGGTTTGTGGATCTTCACACGTGCTTGCTCTTGATGAGCTTGATCGTTTATTTGTGACAGGCAGTAATCAAAAAGGCGAGCTGGGACTAGGCACACCCAAGGTGACtcaagaaaataaatttgtatgcaattcatttttttccgagAA gaTTGTTGATATTGCTGCGAGTCGTTTTTGTTCCCTGTCAGCTGTCTTGACGGAAAGTGGAAAAGTGTATATGTGGGGCAAAGGCCGAG GAGCGCCCATTTTCAAACCTAAGCTTACGCAGTTTCATTCGCTTCATGAAGTGTTCTTCCATTATGCGAATCCTCTGGTAACTTATAAATTGATGAACGTTCACGAATTATCACCTGTAAGTTCTGcgccactgaaaaaaattgagttaccTGACTTTGAATTCGAATCCATTGGACCG GAATCGTGTGACCTGTGCATTAAAGTAGACGGTAGAATTATTCTGACTCATACATCCGTGTTATCATCACGATGTGAATATTTTGCTAAATTATTTCAAGAAGAACCTCAATGTCCTGAGtgtgagaaaaataaatcaagtactttgaa gtatagaGTTCTAGAAGCTGAAGAAGGCTACAGTtttgaaatcttaaaaatttttctgagttacCTGTACACCGATGAAATCGACGTCACGTTACCCTGCAACAACATTATAg aattacTGAATTTGGCGAATGTATTCGATTTAGAACAGTTGGCCGAACGTTGTGTGTTATTGATACAGTCTAATATTACCGTTAACAATGTTGTCTATTTGTTTAATTACGTAAATAAGATGAAGAAATCAACGAAGATGAAAAGCATTCTGGATAAGTTGAGGAGTTACTGTGTGATATTctattcaaaaaacaaaaccgcTAAAAAACTGCAATCTCCCTCGAAGTAG
- the LOC135842790 gene encoding RCC1 and BTB domain-containing protein 1-like, giving the protein MDIRRYLCDWELTDDFLEQIQTFEVWRGNDNEFGNTIFVMKNQDFYAAGNIIVCCERDSSSENFDVKEHLSEPVKIPALCGKRIKKFILGISQVFICTEEGKVFGYGSCDDDADVHRYILPREVVELRGLFVVSIAIGPSGKNLAVSDDGKIYLFKFGEKSRFLINSCSPGSAKPLNVFYMATGEYYISLLENGTVAKAIINDVGFLVSDYDDSRDENDFEVKTFHLTDLDGIKKMVCGSSHALALDELGRLFVSGSNQEGELGLDTPEVPHQNRFVLNSFFTEKIVDIAASRFCPLSAVLTESGKIYMWGKGRGAPIFKPKLITPFYSLHEVFFHYANPLVTYKPLNVHELSLIISAPMRESEFTDFEFESLEPDPESGDLYIKVENRFILTRTSILFSRCKYFERLFQEDRRQCPECEENKLKRFRVLNIKGCDFKVFKAFLNYVYTGEIDNTLLCNDIIELLRLANKFDVEPLAELCVVLIQSIVTVDNVSSLYSRVRKIMTSAKMKSILDRLEGFYPLWYSNDELQSRSEYL; this is encoded by the exons atggaTATTCGAAGATACCTTTGTGATTGGGAACTTACAGACGATTTCCTCGAGCAAATTCAAACATTCGAAGTTTGGA GAGGAAATGATAATGAATTTGGAAATACCATCTTTGTCATGAAAAACCAAGACTTTTACGCTGCTGGAAATATTATCGTATGCTGCGAAAGAGATTCGTCGTCGGAGAACTTTGATGTAAAAGAACATCTTTCTGAACCGGTCAAGATTCCTGCGTTGTGTGGCAAACGGATTAAAA AATTTATACTTGGTATCAGTCAAGTCTTCATTTGTACCGAAGAAGGAAAAGTCTTCGGTTATGGATCTTGCGATGACGATGCCGATGTTCACCGATATATTTTACCTCGGGAAGTTGTTGAATTGCGAGGACTGTTCGTAGTCAGCATTGCTATTGGACCATCTGGAAAGAATTTGGCTGTAAGCGATGATGGAAAA atttatttattcaaatttggcgaaaaatcgAGATTCCTGATAAACTCCTGCAGTCCAGGAAGTGCAAAACCGCTCAATGTGTTTTATATGGCTACCGGAGAATATTATATTTCGTTATTGGAGAACGGAACA GTAGCGAAGGCGATCATAAATGACGTTGGGTTTTTGGTTAGTGATTATGATGACAGTCGTGATGAGAATGATTTCGAAGTGAAGACTTTTCATTTGACTGATCTTGATGGAATTAAGAAAATGGTTTGTGGATCCTCACACGCGCTTGCTCTGGATGAACTTGGACGTTTATTTGTGTCAGGCAGTAATCAGGAAGGTGAGCTGGGACTAGATACACCCGAAGTGCCTCATCAAAACAGATTTGttctcaattcattttttaccgAGAA GATCGTTGATATTGCTGCTAGTCGTTTTTGTCCCCTGTCAGCTGTCTTgactgaaagtggaaaaatataTATGTGGGGCAAAGGCCGAG GAGCGCCCATTTTCAAACCTAAGCTTATTACACCGTTTTACTCGCTCCATGAAGTGTTCTTCCATTATGCAAATCCTCTGGTAACTTATAAACCGTTGAACGTTCACGAATTATCTCTTATAATTTCTGCACCAATGAGAGAAAGTGAGTTTACTGACTTCGAATTCGAATCACTTGAACCAGACCCG GAATCCGGTGACCTGTACATCAAAGTGGAAAATAGATTTATTTTGACTCGCACATCAATATTATTCTCAcgatgtaaatattttgaaagattaTTTCAGGAAGATCGTCGTCAATGTCCTGAGTGTGaggaaaataaattgaaaag GTTTAGAGTTCTAAATATCAAGGGCTGTGATTTCAAAGTCTTTAAAGCTTTTCTCAACTACGTGTACACTGGTGAAATTGACAATACGTTACTCTGCAACGACATTATAG aatTACTCAGGCTGGCGAATAAATTCGATGTAGAACCGTTAGCCGAACTTTGTGTAGTACTGATACAGTCGATTGTGACTGTAGATAACGTTTCGTCATTGTACTCTCGCGTAAGAAAGATAATGACATCAGCGAAGATGAAAAGCATTCTTGATAGGTTGGAAGGATTCTACCCTTTGTGGTATTCAAACGATGAACTGCAATCTCGCTCAGAGTACTTATAG
- the CCT5 gene encoding T-complex protein 1 subunit epsilon, producing the protein MAFLPGSLAFDEYGRPFIIIRNQDSEKRLTGTDAIKTHILAAKSVSQILKSSLGPKGLDKLMVSPDGDVTVTNDGATILKMMDVDHEIAKLMVQLSQSQDDEIGDGTTGVVVLAGALLEQAEVLLDKGIHPIRIADGFELAAQFCTKYLESISDSFPVDPKNLEPLIQTAMTTLGSKIVNKCHRQMAEIAVNAVMSVADFEQKDVNFELIKVEGKVGGRIEDSILVKGVVVDKDFSHPQMPKVLRDVKLAILTCPFEPPKPKTKHRLDVTSAEDYQALRKYEQDKFSEMVQMVKDAGATLAICQWGFDDEANHLLLQRELPAVRWVGGPEIELIAIATGGRIVPRFEELTPEKLGFAGLVREISFGTTKDKMLVIEECKNSKAVTIFLRGGNRMIVEEAKRSIHDALCVVRNLVKDNRIVYGGGSCELSCSIATNQEADKISSLEQYAFRAFADALESIPLALAENSGLSPIHTLTEVKSRQIASKNPRLGIDCMQNGTNDMKELNIIETLHSKKQQFMLATQLVKMILKIDDIRSPGGGPEE; encoded by the exons ATGGCGTTCTTGCCAGGTTCCTTGGCCTTCGATGAATATGGCCGGCCTTTCATTATAATCAGGAATCAAGACTCAGAAAAACGTCTCACAGGGACAGATGCGATTAAA ACGCATATCCTGGCAGCTAAATCTGTGTCTCAAATTCTGAAGTCATCGCTAGGACCAAAAGGATTAGATAAATTGATGGTATCTCCCGATGGAGACGTCACAGTAACCAACGACGGTGCTACTATTCTTAAAATGATGGATGTGGATCACGAAATAGCTAAATTAATGGTCCAATTATCACAATCTCAAGACGATGAAATCGGTGATGGTACCACCGGCGTAGTTG TATTGGCCGGAGCTTTACTCGAACAAGCTGAAGTATTACTCGATAAAGGTATTCATCCGATTAGAATCGCAGATGGTTTCGAATTAGCTGCGCAGTTCTGTACCAAATACTTGGAATCGATCAGCGATTCATTCCCAGTTGATCCTAAGAACCTCGAACCGTTGATTCAAACCGCTATGACTACTTTAGGATCTAAAAT AGTTAACAAATGTCATCGACAGATGGCTGAAATCGCTGTAAATGCTGTAATGTCAGTAGCTGATTTCGAACAAAAAGATGTCAACTTCGAGTTGATCAAAGTTGAAGGTAAAGTGGGTGGTCGTATCGAAGACTCGATTTTAGTAAAAGGTGTCGTAGTTGATAAAGATTTCTCGCATCCTCAAATGCCCAAG GTATTGAGAGACGTGAAATTGGCTATTTTAACTTGTCCCTTCGAACCACCCAAGCCGAAAACTAAACATAGGCTAGATGTTACCTCTGCTGAAGATTACCAAGCTTTGAGAAAATACGAACAGGATAAATTCAGCGAAATGGTGCAAATG GTCAAAGATGCCGGCGCTACGTTGGCTATTTGTCAATGGGGTTTCGACGATGAAGCTAATCACTTATTATTGCAACGAGAATTACCCGCAGTTCGTTGGGTCGGCGGACCTGAAATCGAG TTGATAGCTATCGCCACTGGTGGCAGAATTGTCCCGAGATTCGAAGAATTGACTCCAGAAAAGTTAGGCTTTGCCGGTTTAGTTCGTGAAATTAGCTTCGGTACCACAAAAGATAAAATGTTGGTCATTGAAGAATGCAAGAATTCTAAAGCTGTCACTATCTTCTTACGTGGTGGaaatcgaatg ATCGTAGAAGAAGCCAAACGTAGCATACACGATGCTTTATGCGTTGTTCGTAACTTGGTTAAGGATAATCGCATCGTTTATGGCGGTGGCTCGTGTGAGCTTTCGTGTTCAATTGCTACTAATCAAGAAGCTGATAag aTATCGTCCCTGGAACAATACGCATTCCGTGCATTTGCCGATGCATTAGAAAGTATACCGTTAGCTTTGGCTGAAAACAGCGGTTTATCTCCTATTCATACTTTAACAGAAGTTAAAAGTAGGCAGATCGCCTCTAAAAATCCAAGATTAGGAATCGATTGCATGCAAAATGGCACCAATG ATATGAAAGAATTGAACATCATCGAAACGTTACACagtaaaaaacaacaatttatgTTAGCTACTCAGTTGGTGAAAATGATTCTGAAAATCGACGATATCCGATCTCCCGGTGGTGGACCTGAAGAGTAA
- the LOC135842794 gene encoding gastrula zinc finger protein XlCGF49.1-like — MTNDHRKLSTEMMNLNASLWMDNHMMIMPEVVLNEDKKDKCDSYPAINTSIILQPVELFAPSKALELPKETQMFDHHLSADPGKIKPVNNGPVSCTWCKIEFADKNVLLDHIKQNHRVDRVHKCHECAKIFTQKSNLKAHYRLHTGEKPFKCTYCTKTFAQKSNLINHLSVHTRDKPFECPICKRAFSQRSNLKSHIFTHTGEKPYKCNLCSKEFVQKSNLVSHVRTHTAEKPHRCDICDKYFSQRSNLISHLKLHAKVTPT, encoded by the exons ATGACAAATGATCATCGTAAACTTTCCACCGAAATGATGAATCTGAACGCTTCATTATGGATGGATAATCACATGATGATTATGCCAgaagta GTATTGAACGAAGATAAAAAAGACAAATGCGATAGTTACCCAGCCATTAACACATCAATAATCCTACAACCAGTAGAACTCTTCGCACCATCGAAAGCACTCGAGCTTCCCAAAGAGACTCAAATGTTCGATCATCATCTGTCCGCAGATCCAGGGAAAATCAAACCTGTCAACAACGGACCAGTATCGTGCACATGGTGTAAAATCGAATTCGCTGACAAGAACGTCTTACTCGACCATATCAAGCAAAACCATCGAGTCGATCGAGTTCACAAATGTCACGAATGTGCGAAAATATTCACGcagaaatcgaatttgaaaGCCCATTACCGACTACATACTGGCGAGAAGCCATTCAAATGCACCTATTGTACCAAAACATTCGCCCAAAAGTCCAACTTGATTAACCATTTGTCAGTTCATACGCGAGATAAACCATTCGAGTGTCCTATTTGTAAGCGAGCTTTCTCCCAGAGATCTAATCTTAAAAGTCATATATTTACCCATACCGGCGAAAAACCATATAAATGTAATTTATGCAGTAAGGAATTTGTACAGAAATCCAATCTTGTCAGTCATGTTAGAACACATACTGCAGAAAAACCACACCGATGTGATATTTGCGATAAATATTTTAGTCAGCGTTCCAATTTAATTAGTCATTTAAAATTACATGCCAAAGTAACCCCTacgtag
- the LOC135842793 gene encoding splicing regulator SDE2, producing MAVLNLPQSLCDVTQVQVDYDSPNQLLEMTTYLTGLPDTDFYLLHNGKKFNPATYTEGIIHVIPRLLGGKGGFGSMLRAIGAQIEKTTNREACRDLSGRRLRDINEEKRLKNWLAQKQEREREAAERKRKKLERLLQEPKVEIKDEEYNQQRSMLTENISDSVELGLKQAVNNGTKRKAEEAPSTSKKPKKGLLFDMDLDIDSDAEISSCDSDDDEAPGSSGTSSNESKINSASSSKSKPDESSGSSNDVADDSESVPIAGCSSSSSAVMKY from the coding sequence ATGGCTGTCCTAAACTTACCTCAGTCGTTATGTGATGTAACCCAAGTTCAAGTCGACTACGATTCGCCAAATCAGCTCCTCGAAATGACAACGTACCTAACTGGATTACCAGACACTGATTTCTATTTATTACACAACGGTAAGAAATTCAACCCTGCAACTTACACCGAAGGAATTATTCATGTCATTCCACGCTTACTCGGTGGCAAAGGCGGATTTGGATCGATGTTACGAGCCATCGGTGCTCAAATAGAAAAAACAACCAATCGGGAAGCATGTCGAGATCTAAGCGGTCGAAGACTACGAGACATCAACGAagaaaaaagactgaaaaattggctaGCTCAGAAACAAGAACGTGAACGCGAAGCTGCCGAACGTAAACGTAAGAAACTCGAACGTCTGCTTCAAGAACCAAAAGTCGAAATCAAAGACGAAGAGTATAATCAGCAGCGCTCCATGTTGACGGAAAATATCAGCGATTCGGTCGAACTCGGATTAAAACAAGCTGTCAATAACGGAACCAAAAGGAAAGCCGAAGAAGCACCATCGACTAGTAAAAAACCCAAGAAAGGGTTACTTTTTGATATGGATTTAGATATTGATTCGGATGCTGAAATCAGTTCTTGCGATAGTGACGATGATGAAGCTCCTGGATCTTCGGGAACTTCCAGCAACGAAAGTAAAATCAATTCGGCCAGTTCGTCGAAGAGTAAACCCGATGAGTCATCTGGTTCATCTAATGATGTAGCTGATGATAGTGAAAGTGTTCCAATAGCTGGCTGTAGTTCGAGCAGTTCAGCTGTGATGAAATACTAG
- the LOC135842786 gene encoding sodium-coupled monocarboxylate transporter 1-like — protein sequence MKYLDWLDLVMFVGMLIVSAVIGIYFGYFAADKQNTTSQYLMGGKTMGIFPVSMSLIASYISGISILGLPSEMYVYGTQYSMIVLSEVLVSVTMAYVYLPVFYTLQITSSYEYLNKRFSSSVKILGSCIFVLKMMLYIPIVIYVPALALNQVTGVSLHLVTPAVCLICIFYTTLGGLKAVVWTDTFQIMIMMLGIVAVLIMGLVNVGGFGIVLERAAASNRLEFLNMDPDPRTRHTIWSVVFGNYFFWLASCSANQAMVQRCLSLPNIRKANIAIGILAVGIIVIVGLCCFTGLIIYATYHQCDPITAKRIKKPDQILPFFVMEMAGNIPGLPGIFLSGVFSAALSTMSTGLNSMTGVIFEDMIKPFCKSPVTESRASTILKIVVVIIGVICVAMVFVVERLGTLIQAGKSLSGITAGPLLGMFSLGMFFPWANEKGALIGGIVSLITTAWISINSQKEITLGNIVFPKKPVSTDGCPADLMKNITLIDIEKIKIPSVEPFPLFEISYLWYTFTGTAVAIIVGLAISYISGFNDPKLVDKDLITPVVQKFFYEEKKEDNNEMKSKTTS from the exons ATGAAGTACCTCGATTGGTTAGATTTGGTCATGTTCGTCGGTATGTTGATTGTATCGGCAGTGATAGGTATTTATTTCGGGTACTTTGCAGCCGATAAACAAAATACAACTTCTCAATATTTGATGGGTGGCAAAACGATGGGTATTTTCCCAGTATCCATGTCTCTGATAGCAAG TTATATATCTGGTATTTCGATACTTGGATTACCATCAGAAATGTATGTATATGGTACTCAGTATTCCATGATTGTATTGTCTGAGGTTCTGGTTAGCGTTACAATGGCTTATGTTTACCTACCAGTTTTTTATACGTTACAAATTACTTCTTCGTATGAg tatttAAATAAACGGTTCAGTTCGTCTGTCAAGATCTTGGGATCGTgtatttttgttcttaaaatG ATGCTGTATATTCCCATCGTAATTTATGTGCCAGCTTTGGCTTTGAATCAAG ttaccGGAGTTAGTCTGCATTTAGTTACTCCTGCGGTTTGTTTGATATGCATTTTCTACACAACATTG GGTGGATTGAAAGCTGTAGTTTGGACAGATACATTTCAAATCATGATCATGATGCTGGGTATTGTTGCTGTACTTATTATGGGCTTAGTCAACGTTGGTGGTTTTggaatcgttctcgaacgagcAGCAGCATCGAACCGGCTGGAATTTCTAAA TATGGATCCTGATCCACGAACCCGCCATACGATCTGGTCTGTGGTATTTGGGAACTATTTCTTCTGGTTGGCATCATGTTCTGCAAATCAAGCCATGGTTCAGCGATGTTTATCCTTGCCAAATATTAGAAAAGCAAACAT agcTATAGGTATTTTGGCTGTTGGAATCATTGTTATTGTAGGTTTATGCTGTTTCACCGGATTGATCATTTATGCAACTTATCATCAATGTGATCCAATTACAGCTAAA AGGATTAAGAAACCAGATCAAATATTACCATTCTTCGTAATGGAAATGGCAGGAAATATACCAGGTCTCCCAGGAATATTTCTTTCCGGTGTGTTTAGTGCTGCTTTGAG taCTATGTCAACTGGTTTGAATTCGATGACAGGAGTCATTTTTGAAGACATGATTAAGCCTTTCTGCAAATCACCGGTTACAGAATCGAGAGCTAGTACAATTCTTAAAATAGTTGTGGTGATTATTGGTGTCATATGTGTGGCGATGGTGTTTGTTGTAGAACGATTGGGAACTTTGATCCAA GCTGGTAAAAGTCTATCAGGTATCACAGCTGGACCATTACTAGGAATGTTCAGTTTAGGAATGTTTTTCCCTTGGGCAAATGAAAAA GGAGCTTTGATAGGTGGTATCGTAAGTCTGATAACTACTGCCTGGATCTCGATCAATTCTCAAAAAGAAATCACTCTCGGCAATATTGTCTTCCCTAAGAAACCTGTATCAACAGACGGTTGCCCTGcagatttgatgaaaaatatcacgCTAATAGACatcgaaaaaattaa aataCCCTCCGTGGAACCGTTTCCTCTGTTCGAAATATCTTACTTATGGTACACATTTACTGGTACAGCTGTAGCTATCATCGTAGGTCTCGCTATCAGCTATATTTCCGGATTCAACGATCCAAAGCTCGTGGATAAAGATTTAATAACACCGgttgttcagaaatttttctacgaagaaaaaaaagaa GATAACAATGAAATGAAATCCAAGACGACATCGTAA